The following are encoded in a window of Deinococcus ficus genomic DNA:
- a CDS encoding helix-turn-helix domain-containing protein, protein MPSYTDIQTAARYYALTPKTLRKLARHGDVPAVKIGSRWRFLLPALDGAA, encoded by the coding sequence ATGCCCTCATACACGGACATCCAGACGGCCGCGCGGTACTACGCGCTCACGCCGAAGACCCTCCGCAAGCTTGCCCGGCACGGCGACGTTCCCGCCGTGAAGATTGGCTCCCGCTGGCGCTTTCTGCTGCCCGCTCTGGACGGTGCCGCATGA